GCCCGTGTAATCGACTTACAAGGATTTTGAGGGAATAGATTGAATGAAAATGTACAAAGTATGAATCGAAAATTCTAAATTAAAAGAAAAGGTAAAAATATAATGAATAGAATAGTGAAAGTGTGTTTTGTCTTAGTTCTTTTTGTAACGGGGATATCATCCGTAGTTGCATCAGGTGGAGGAAGTGCTTCTAAAACTTTGGAAGGAATGTATCCGATTGTCTTATCTCATGGATTGTTTGGCTGGGGAGAAGATTCAACGGGAGCGATTAATCTTCTGACGTATTGGGGAGGCATGGATGACTATTTAAGATCTGAGGGAGCTGTTGTATATTCTCCGAGTAAAACTGCAATGGAATCTAATGCATTTCGAGGAGTTGAATTCAATACCAAAGTATTGTCTTTTATGGCTGCCAATGGATATAATAAAGTGCATATTCTTGGTCATTCCCAAGGAGGATTGGATAGTAGATATGCAATCACTCATTTAGGGCTTTCGTCAAAAGTATCTACATTGACTACACTCAATTCTCCTCATAGAGGAACTCCACTGGCCGATTTGATCAGAGATGTGGTTCCGGATTGGTTGAAACCATATGCAGCTGTTGTTTTAAATTCGCTGGCTAGTTTGATATATAATAAGAGTGAGCAGAATGCTTTGGCAATTTTGTCTCAAGTTACGATTTCCGGACAGACTTCTTTTAATGCCCAGACTCCGAATATTTCTGGAGTAAAGTATTATTCTTACGGCTCATATATTACTCTGCCTGATTTAATACAACATCCGATTTTAGGTCTATTACAACCCGCTTGTGTTGCAGGGGGAATTGTATATGGTGTGGGAGCTTCTTGCGACGGGATTGTTTCTTATTCTTCTCAAAAATGGGGAAACT
The sequence above is drawn from the Leptospira saintgironsiae genome and encodes:
- a CDS encoding esterase/lipase family protein — protein: MNRIVKVCFVLVLFVTGISSVVASGGGSASKTLEGMYPIVLSHGLFGWGEDSTGAINLLTYWGGMDDYLRSEGAVVYSPSKTAMESNAFRGVEFNTKVLSFMAANGYNKVHILGHSQGGLDSRYAITHLGLSSKVSTLTTLNSPHRGTPLADLIRDVVPDWLKPYAAVVLNSLASLIYNKSEQNALAILSQVTISGQTSFNAQTPNISGVKYYSYGSYITLPDLIQHPILGLLQPACVAGGIVYGVGASCDGIVSYSSQKWGNWMGGPDYGVLVTGIDHIQATNALYSGQAWYDVKGYFLKMAKNMKMNQ